The Streptomyces sp. NBC_00239 genome contains a region encoding:
- a CDS encoding DUF6248 family natural product biosynthesis protein, with the protein MTGVLRRPQRILTAAERKVVRGVQSLPFHRMLHLGLVDPVPNPSPMSEDEATWVRANVWPKHLRLIDDGYAFGFWRWAMCERGTCWNCLNGRCEWCMHRQKGGPDVCDNAETVFSHRGRRAATLILRPGGEPCVWWCRCPCAKDDAEPAATPSPAVAPPQATSTAPGSARCGQDPLPGL; encoded by the coding sequence GTGACCGGCGTGCTGCGGCGGCCGCAGCGCATCCTCACCGCGGCCGAACGCAAGGTCGTCCGCGGCGTACAGAGCCTCCCCTTCCACCGCATGCTCCACCTCGGCCTGGTCGACCCGGTACCCAACCCGTCCCCGATGAGCGAAGACGAGGCCACCTGGGTCCGCGCAAACGTCTGGCCCAAGCACCTCCGCCTGATCGACGACGGGTACGCCTTCGGGTTCTGGCGTTGGGCGATGTGCGAGCGGGGCACCTGCTGGAACTGTCTGAACGGACGGTGCGAGTGGTGCATGCATCGGCAGAAGGGCGGCCCCGACGTCTGCGACAACGCCGAGACCGTGTTCAGCCACCGTGGCCGGCGGGCGGCCACCCTCATCCTGCGCCCCGGCGGCGAGCCGTGTGTGTGGTGGTGCCGGTGCCCCTGCGCGAAGGACGACGCCGAGCCCGCGGCCACGCCCTCGCCCGCCGTGGCACCGCCCCAGGCCACCTCGACCGCGCCCGGATCTGCGCGCTGCGGCCAGGACCCACTCCCTGGCCTGTAG
- a CDS encoding DUF262 domain-containing protein, with amino-acid sequence MTRQTARPLEHHNLRTSDRSPREIVTSFRLTFGLDLDPDYQRGDVWTDDQRVALIRSWLTGTPTGVVILNDRTTPEWKEANGYDPTDRGEAMYVCIDGKQRITTAYRWYDDELAVPATWFPQDDVTATEETDDGPYVRLSGLAKPARLKFANRAHLSVAMAKVATAAEEAEIYLLVNGGGTPQSEADMDNATRIAAASPRAER; translated from the coding sequence ATGACACGTCAGACCGCCCGCCCGCTCGAGCACCACAACCTGCGCACCTCGGATCGCTCGCCACGCGAAATCGTGACGAGCTTCCGCCTCACCTTCGGGCTCGACCTCGATCCGGACTACCAGCGCGGCGACGTGTGGACCGACGACCAGCGCGTCGCGCTCATCCGGTCGTGGCTGACGGGCACGCCGACCGGCGTGGTGATCCTGAACGACCGCACGACGCCTGAGTGGAAGGAAGCCAACGGCTACGACCCGACCGACCGCGGCGAGGCCATGTACGTGTGCATCGACGGCAAGCAGCGCATCACCACCGCCTACCGCTGGTACGACGATGAACTGGCCGTACCCGCAACCTGGTTCCCACAGGACGACGTAACGGCCACCGAGGAGACCGACGACGGCCCGTATGTGCGCCTCTCGGGCCTGGCCAAGCCGGCCCGGCTGAAGTTCGCCAACCGCGCCCACCTGTCGGTGGCGATGGCCAAGGTCGCCACCGCAGCCGAGGAGGCCGAGATCTACCTCCTGGTCAACGGCGGCGGCACCCCGCAGAGCGAGGCCGACATGGACAACGCGACCCGCATCGCGGCGGCCTCGCCCCGGGCCGAGCGGTGA
- a CDS encoding VWA domain-containing protein — MTAAVAGTEPAPLEDVDADLLDARRALARRLGSIINTLADRDDVLLTMVWDGAPTADAAWFDPALIKVTVNGAIALKDGVHPDQIDPLSVSGRLRHPVIVGMSAHEAGHARSTRWENWPESAGRAVIRAAVLLEEPRIEARHLQERPADRVFLRACASTIVLPAQRTASPTYDRWRAAAGAALILGRADAGVLTETEVEPVRSASESVLGSGDLSRLRALWQEVLALADGDQTGLLDVARRWVEVVGADLDDDLPGIGCAAGEPHESSDASADGDPLGAAVASVTVAASVHAQISTGAMPDPEQERRLQEAAARRQKERRAEDAAQQAARQAAQRVFPPAPAPSSRRSRPRNPVRGHRAPTPLERAAARRLGAALARARFRDTARVRVASALPPGRLSGRDAMLGAAQSALGVPVTARPFRTVKRKRTDDPPVAVGVAVDVSGSMSAYTSIVASTAWMFAHGTREVAGKAATVAFGTAVTPIVSPGQPPSQVTEFHANDGNHRFTEAANALDGALGLSRQHGARVLVVVSDGHWEPEERIGGERLVRRLTKAGVHVLWFCLDPGSNVLPDARRLDVAQVADIPAALSAALVSALRHA; from the coding sequence GTGACGGCCGCCGTGGCGGGCACGGAACCCGCTCCGCTGGAGGACGTCGACGCGGACCTGCTGGACGCCCGGCGTGCGCTCGCCCGGCGCCTGGGCTCCATCATCAACACCCTTGCCGACCGTGACGACGTGCTGCTCACCATGGTGTGGGACGGCGCTCCCACGGCGGACGCGGCCTGGTTCGACCCGGCGCTGATCAAGGTCACGGTCAACGGGGCGATCGCGCTGAAGGACGGCGTGCACCCGGACCAGATCGACCCGCTCAGTGTCTCGGGCCGGCTGCGGCACCCGGTGATCGTCGGCATGTCCGCGCACGAGGCCGGGCACGCCCGCAGCACCCGCTGGGAGAACTGGCCCGAGTCTGCGGGACGTGCGGTGATCCGCGCGGCCGTCCTGCTTGAGGAGCCCCGGATCGAGGCGCGTCACCTCCAGGAGCGCCCGGCGGACCGCGTCTTCCTGCGCGCCTGCGCGAGCACCATCGTGCTGCCCGCGCAGCGCACCGCTTCACCGACGTACGACCGGTGGCGCGCCGCGGCCGGTGCCGCTCTCATCCTGGGCCGGGCGGACGCCGGTGTGCTCACCGAGACCGAGGTCGAGCCGGTTCGCTCGGCGTCCGAGTCCGTCCTGGGTTCCGGTGATCTCTCCCGGCTTCGGGCCCTGTGGCAGGAGGTCCTGGCCCTCGCCGACGGTGACCAGACCGGGCTGCTGGATGTCGCCCGCCGCTGGGTGGAGGTCGTCGGCGCTGATCTTGACGACGACCTGCCCGGCATCGGGTGCGCCGCGGGCGAGCCCCACGAGTCCTCGGATGCGAGTGCGGACGGGGACCCGCTCGGCGCGGCCGTGGCCAGTGTCACCGTCGCGGCCTCGGTTCACGCCCAGATCTCCACGGGCGCAATGCCCGACCCCGAGCAGGAGCGTCGTCTCCAGGAGGCGGCTGCCCGGCGGCAGAAGGAACGCCGGGCCGAGGACGCCGCACAGCAGGCCGCACGGCAGGCTGCACAGCGCGTGTTCCCGCCCGCCCCCGCGCCGTCCTCACGCCGCTCGCGGCCTAGGAACCCGGTCCGCGGCCACCGTGCACCCACTCCGCTGGAGCGGGCGGCCGCCCGGCGTCTGGGTGCCGCGCTCGCCAGGGCTCGGTTCCGCGACACCGCCCGGGTCCGCGTCGCCTCCGCGCTCCCGCCGGGCCGCCTGTCCGGCCGCGACGCGATGCTCGGTGCGGCGCAGAGCGCCCTGGGCGTGCCGGTCACCGCCCGGCCGTTTCGCACCGTGAAGCGCAAGCGCACGGACGACCCGCCGGTCGCAGTCGGCGTGGCCGTCGACGTCTCCGGATCGATGAGCGCCTACACCTCGATCGTCGCTTCGACGGCCTGGATGTTCGCGCACGGAACCCGTGAGGTCGCGGGAAAGGCGGCGACCGTGGCCTTCGGCACGGCCGTCACCCCGATCGTCTCCCCCGGCCAGCCGCCGTCCCAGGTCACCGAGTTTCACGCGAACGACGGCAACCACCGCTTCACTGAAGCCGCCAACGCCCTCGACGGCGCGCTGGGGCTCTCCCGCCAGCACGGTGCCCGCGTCCTGGTCGTCGTGTCCGACGGCCACTGGGAGCCGGAGGAGCGCATCGGCGGCGAACGGCTCGTACGGCGCCTGACCAAGGCGGGCGTCCACGTTCTGTGGTTCTGTCTCGACCCCGGCTCCAACGTCCTGCCCGACGCCCGCCGCCTGGACGTTGCCCAGGTCGCCGACATTCCGGCCGCCTTGAGCGCCGCGCTGGTCTCCGCGCTTCGTCACGCCTGA
- a CDS encoding RNA ligase family protein, which translates to MINLDALDLNALNSATKYPSIPTFHEIDRGTLLDITVPFSGEVVLTEKVDGTNARVAVLPDGDYVIGSREDLLHARGDRVISPKDSIVPALRPLADRLTPPATGIRVYFFEVYGAKLTKASKQYTGSQAVGFRLFDVAAVDASVLERPRAEISSWRENGGQQFLAEGDLALAATENQIELTPRLGSLAADQVPSDLAGMQDFLATRLPRTRVALDGGAGGRPEGLVLRTTDRSVIAKARVEDYARTMQRLAAR; encoded by the coding sequence GTGATCAATCTCGATGCGCTCGATCTCAATGCCCTGAACTCGGCGACGAAGTACCCGTCGATCCCAACGTTCCACGAGATCGACCGCGGCACGTTGCTCGACATCACGGTGCCCTTCAGCGGCGAAGTGGTGCTCACCGAGAAGGTGGACGGCACTAACGCGCGGGTCGCGGTCCTGCCGGACGGCGACTACGTGATCGGCAGCCGGGAGGACCTGCTCCACGCCCGCGGTGACCGTGTCATCAGCCCGAAGGACAGCATCGTGCCCGCCCTGCGCCCCCTGGCCGACCGTCTGACGCCTCCCGCGACGGGTATCCGCGTCTACTTCTTCGAGGTCTACGGCGCCAAGCTCACCAAGGCCAGCAAGCAGTACACCGGCAGCCAGGCGGTGGGCTTCCGCCTCTTCGACGTCGCCGCCGTGGACGCGTCAGTCCTGGAGCGGCCGCGCGCCGAGATCAGCTCATGGCGTGAGAACGGCGGCCAGCAGTTCCTCGCCGAGGGGGATCTCGCCCTCGCTGCCACGGAGAACCAGATCGAGCTGACGCCGCGTCTGGGCAGCCTTGCGGCGGACCAGGTTCCGAGCGATCTCGCCGGGATGCAGGACTTCCTCGCCACCCGGCTGCCCCGCACGCGGGTCGCGCTGGACGGTGGCGCCGGTGGCCGTCCGGAAGGGCTCGTGCTGCGCACCACCGACCGGTCCGTGATCGCCAAGGCCCGCGTCGAGGACTACGCCCGCACCATGCAGCGCCTCGCCGCTCGCTGA
- a CDS encoding DNA methylase produces MLDLFCCAGGAGMGYYRAGFDVVGVDISPRPHYPFEFHQADALEFAHEYVQDFDLVHASPPCQHSCTLTKGTNRGREYVDLIPATRALLAWYGVPSVMENVQGSELRRDLVLCGEMFGLGVLRHRIFEVDYWRGNRRPHQPHRGYVRGLRHGVWRDGPYIAAYGKGGGKGTVREMQQAMDIHWTDVHEELTEAIPPAYTEYIGNEFLTTGEWGAIARGIPDTAPIPEIMRPYLRLNSAGRLVSTGKRPQTPAPSLQPLLPPFSVPLMKEAS; encoded by the coding sequence GTGCTGGATCTGTTTTGCTGCGCCGGCGGCGCCGGGATGGGGTACTACCGGGCGGGGTTCGACGTCGTGGGCGTCGACATCAGCCCGCGGCCCCACTATCCCTTTGAGTTCCATCAGGCCGATGCCCTGGAGTTCGCCCACGAGTACGTCCAGGACTTCGACTTGGTCCACGCCTCGCCTCCGTGTCAGCACTCGTGCACGCTCACCAAGGGCACGAACAGGGGCCGCGAGTACGTCGACTTGATCCCGGCGACGCGCGCGCTGCTCGCCTGGTACGGGGTGCCCTCCGTCATGGAGAACGTCCAGGGCTCCGAGCTGCGGCGGGACCTGGTCCTTTGCGGCGAGATGTTCGGGCTCGGCGTCTTGCGACACCGCATATTCGAGGTCGACTACTGGCGCGGAAACCGACGCCCGCACCAGCCCCACCGCGGCTACGTCCGCGGCCTGCGGCACGGCGTGTGGCGGGACGGTCCGTACATCGCGGCCTACGGCAAGGGCGGCGGCAAGGGCACCGTGCGCGAGATGCAGCAGGCCATGGACATCCACTGGACCGACGTCCATGAGGAGCTCACCGAGGCGATCCCGCCCGCGTACACCGAGTACATCGGCAACGAGTTCCTCACCACGGGCGAGTGGGGCGCCATCGCCCGCGGGATCCCGGACACCGCCCCCATTCCGGAGATCATGCGCCCGTATCTGCGGCTCAACTCTGCGGGCCGGCTCGTCTCGACGGGGAAGCGCCCTCAGACTCCCGCCCCCTCGCTGCAGCCCCTCCTCCCGCCGTTCTCTGTTCCCCTCATGAAGGAGGCCAGTTGA
- a CDS encoding AAA family ATPase, giving the protein MPTFTDQMDQRGRAVLEDLERERTQQNAPMPSPPALSSALAPVGPQVRPSGHLYQPRMVGPLEDLAFLRDARAHHEHVLLVGPPGTGKTALSEAAFVQDAVDGLHTGLETIVGTADTDVPDFVGTFVQDPDTELYEWVPGPLIRSIENDVPLLVDEIALIDPRVLTVLYPLMDGRGELHVTMNPKLPPLKVGPNWFVIGACNPDVPGANLSDALRSRFHHHVEVATDWDLAADLGVPVDLITVAKNLESRKAQETYEGWIPQLRDALSFAEATGRYGQGFAVSGLLRKCPSQDRDEFAAAMAEKFGETPALSLGTRVPAGRR; this is encoded by the coding sequence TTGCCCACCTTTACGGATCAGATGGACCAGCGCGGCCGCGCGGTACTGGAGGACCTCGAGCGCGAGCGCACTCAGCAGAACGCGCCCATGCCGTCCCCGCCCGCCCTGTCGTCCGCACTCGCGCCGGTCGGCCCGCAGGTCCGCCCGAGCGGCCATCTCTACCAGCCCCGCATGGTCGGCCCGTTGGAAGACCTCGCGTTCCTTCGGGACGCCCGCGCCCACCACGAGCACGTACTGCTCGTCGGGCCGCCCGGCACTGGCAAGACCGCTCTGAGCGAGGCGGCGTTCGTCCAGGACGCCGTCGACGGCCTGCACACGGGTCTGGAGACGATCGTTGGCACCGCCGACACCGACGTGCCGGACTTCGTTGGCACCTTCGTCCAGGACCCGGACACGGAGCTCTACGAGTGGGTCCCGGGCCCGCTCATCCGCAGCATCGAGAACGACGTCCCGCTCCTGGTCGACGAGATCGCCCTGATCGACCCCCGGGTCCTGACCGTGCTGTACCCGCTTATGGACGGCCGCGGCGAGCTGCACGTCACGATGAACCCGAAGCTGCCCCCGCTCAAGGTCGGCCCCAACTGGTTCGTCATCGGCGCCTGCAACCCCGACGTTCCCGGGGCGAACCTGAGTGACGCACTGCGCAGCCGGTTCCACCACCACGTCGAAGTCGCCACCGACTGGGATCTGGCCGCCGACCTCGGCGTGCCGGTGGACCTGATCACCGTGGCCAAGAACCTGGAGAGCCGCAAGGCCCAGGAGACGTACGAGGGCTGGATCCCGCAGCTGCGTGACGCGCTGTCCTTCGCCGAGGCGACCGGCCGCTACGGACAGGGATTCGCCGTCTCCGGTCTGCTGCGCAAGTGTCCCTCGCAGGACCGCGATGAGTTCGCTGCGGCCATGGCGGAGAAGTTCGGTGAGACCCCGGCGCTCTCGCTGGGCACCCGGGTCCCCGCGGGGCGCCGGTGA
- a CDS encoding helix-turn-helix domain-containing protein, with the protein MTGNDGRAAHELALRELLYAIAQAVHDRRTALGWSQRELAERAGMRQPHVSRLEGAGALPKLDLLLRVADSLDADLVVTLQPRTRAESGASAVSTEVAEEGVNS; encoded by the coding sequence ATGACGGGGAACGATGGGCGGGCCGCCCATGAACTCGCGCTGCGAGAGCTGCTCTACGCCATCGCGCAAGCCGTGCACGACCGGCGTACCGCCCTGGGATGGTCACAGCGGGAACTCGCCGAACGGGCCGGCATGAGACAGCCGCACGTGTCTCGGCTCGAAGGAGCGGGCGCCCTGCCCAAGCTGGATCTCCTCCTTCGGGTGGCCGACTCTCTCGACGCCGACCTGGTTGTCACGCTGCAGCCGCGTACGCGGGCCGAGTCCGGAGCGTCAGCCGTCTCAACTGAGGTTGCCGAGGAAGGTGTGAACTCGTGA
- a CDS encoding SpoIIE family protein phosphatase has product MTKTTTEAVLVGMARRPGTEPPYADGADFQRRSDRVTAAVVDSAGHGKEAVRYAATVPTAITQMGMVQGGLAALTTAGMMAQAHDTVPHTSAVYVSMEPGCATAVYWIGDARVYSVKDGEVTLVTTDMTMGNYLRARHGFAPDLTAVYDDCSRLGLAQAGWGTCSVAEIPEDHLVLLVSDGIPDHVDAATMTALCRTHAADPQALASALAAAAEQDAEGYRDDCTVIAMRHRTA; this is encoded by the coding sequence ATGACGAAGACGACCACCGAGGCCGTGCTCGTGGGAATGGCGCGGCGTCCGGGCACCGAGCCGCCGTACGCGGACGGGGCGGACTTCCAGCGGCGCAGCGACCGCGTGACGGCCGCCGTCGTCGACAGCGCGGGCCACGGCAAGGAGGCCGTGCGCTACGCCGCGACGGTGCCCACGGCCATCACGCAGATGGGGATGGTCCAGGGCGGCCTGGCCGCACTGACCACCGCCGGGATGATGGCGCAGGCCCACGACACGGTGCCGCACACGAGCGCCGTCTACGTGAGCATGGAGCCGGGCTGTGCCACCGCGGTGTACTGGATCGGCGACGCGCGCGTCTACTCCGTCAAGGACGGCGAGGTCACCCTGGTGACCACCGACATGACCATGGGCAACTACCTGCGGGCCCGGCACGGCTTCGCCCCCGACCTCACCGCGGTGTACGACGACTGCTCCCGGCTGGGCCTCGCGCAGGCCGGCTGGGGAACGTGCAGCGTCGCGGAGATCCCGGAAGACCACCTCGTCCTGCTCGTCTCGGACGGCATCCCCGACCACGTGGATGCGGCGACCATGACGGCCCTGTGCCGTACGCACGCCGCCGATCCGCAGGCCCTGGCCAGCGCCCTGGCCGCAGCCGCCGAACAGGACGCCGAGGGCTACCGCGACGACTGCACTGTGATCGCCATGCGCCACCGCACCGCCTGA
- a CDS encoding WhiB family transcriptional regulator — MRFTRSTRRLIDLPRPGTTAGKQPAPHPYWEQHAACRGTDPELFYPEGPLSNALIEQTERARSVCSPCPVRQQCLDAALLAERRLAASERSGIRGGLDGRERYALARGRRLPKRPQPIPDDGQEHGVRRTYRKGCRCFACTAAETGKRPDPRPAAPCATPVSSRGRSPRRGELVMGAPIGRTGQSSLTEERPECGTRSGYQWHVSSGHVACEACTAADLAVAWLLREGGCAASLASS; from the coding sequence GTGAGGTTCACCCGCAGCACCAGGAGGCTGATCGACTTGCCACGCCCCGGAACCACGGCCGGGAAGCAGCCCGCCCCGCATCCCTACTGGGAGCAGCACGCTGCTTGCCGCGGGACGGACCCTGAGCTGTTCTATCCGGAGGGCCCGCTGAGCAACGCCCTCATCGAGCAGACCGAGCGCGCCCGCTCGGTCTGCTCACCGTGCCCGGTACGCCAGCAGTGCCTTGATGCTGCCCTGCTGGCCGAACGCAGGCTCGCGGCGTCGGAACGCTCGGGGATCCGCGGCGGCCTGGACGGGCGGGAGCGTTACGCACTCGCCCGCGGGCGCCGGCTGCCGAAGCGGCCTCAGCCGATTCCCGACGATGGCCAGGAGCATGGTGTCCGCCGCACGTACAGGAAGGGGTGCCGGTGCTTCGCCTGCACGGCCGCGGAGACCGGGAAGAGGCCGGATCCCCGGCCTGCAGCGCCTTGTGCGACGCCGGTCTCCTCTCGCGGCCGCTCGCCCCGGCGTGGAGAGCTGGTCATGGGTGCCCCCATCGGGCGCACCGGTCAGAGCTCTCTCACCGAGGAGCGGCCCGAGTGCGGAACGCGCAGCGGGTACCAGTGGCACGTCAGCAGCGGCCACGTTGCGTGCGAGGCGTGCACGGCTGCCGACCTTGCCGTGGCCTGGCTCCTCCGTGAGGGCGGGTGTGCCGCCTCCTTGGCGTCGTCGTAG
- a CDS encoding methyltransferase domain-containing protein has protein sequence MTGGAWKELVDEVATATELSQPWRSAFEDVPRARYVPDDVFVPEPGTPRAYRTVARHTEPEEWAALVCSKAQVVTQLTPSPFDGAPTPSSSSSAPEAVARMLALLDPAPGARVLDLGSGTGWTAALLARFGTLVVTMESDPELAAQVRARVIDCQPPVTALHGDATLGHPDAAPYDAVHVGFSVREIPGTWIGQVRPGGRLVMPFGTLFSNTGLLRLTVREDGQVAEGRFHGGAMFMWERGQRPSWAQAVTDDPERAASALDPRTLLATGASRWAVGLQVPGVTWDPVAADGDRLLRLWCTDGSWATVAVDRWNKPDGVAQSGPRHLWDEACEAWSWWDGKGRPGRNRFGVSADRGGSCRAWLDSPRFTLPGALDSTAHSRPATPLPSGRSNSATGPR, from the coding sequence GTGACCGGCGGCGCCTGGAAGGAACTGGTCGACGAGGTCGCGACGGCAACAGAGCTGTCGCAGCCCTGGCGGAGCGCATTCGAAGACGTTCCACGGGCCCGCTACGTGCCCGACGACGTCTTCGTGCCGGAGCCGGGCACCCCGCGCGCCTATCGGACCGTGGCCCGGCATACCGAGCCCGAGGAGTGGGCAGCGCTGGTCTGCTCGAAGGCCCAGGTCGTCACCCAACTCACTCCGTCGCCGTTCGACGGGGCACCGACACCGTCGTCGTCCTCCTCCGCCCCCGAGGCTGTCGCCCGCATGCTCGCCCTGCTCGATCCCGCCCCCGGCGCGCGAGTCCTGGACCTGGGCAGCGGTACCGGCTGGACGGCCGCTCTCCTGGCTCGCTTCGGCACCCTCGTGGTGACGATGGAATCCGACCCGGAACTGGCCGCGCAGGTCCGCGCACGCGTGATCGACTGCCAGCCGCCCGTCACCGCGCTGCACGGGGATGCGACGCTCGGGCACCCGGACGCAGCTCCGTACGACGCGGTACACGTCGGCTTCTCCGTTCGTGAAATCCCCGGGACGTGGATCGGACAGGTACGGCCCGGCGGCCGGCTCGTAATGCCGTTCGGCACCCTGTTCTCCAACACCGGCCTCCTGCGCCTGACCGTCCGCGAAGACGGTCAGGTTGCCGAAGGCCGATTCCACGGTGGCGCGATGTTCATGTGGGAGCGCGGGCAACGGCCGAGCTGGGCACAGGCCGTCACCGACGACCCTGAGCGGGCCGCCTCCGCACTCGATCCGCGCACCCTGCTCGCCACAGGCGCCTCTCGATGGGCGGTCGGACTGCAAGTGCCCGGCGTCACCTGGGACCCCGTGGCCGCCGATGGGGACCGGCTGCTGCGCCTTTGGTGCACCGACGGCTCCTGGGCCACCGTGGCCGTGGACAGATGGAACAAGCCGGACGGCGTCGCGCAGTCCGGACCGCGGCACCTATGGGACGAGGCATGCGAGGCATGGTCCTGGTGGGACGGGAAGGGACGACCCGGCCGGAACCGCTTCGGCGTGAGCGCTGACCGCGGCGGCTCGTGCCGTGCCTGGCTCGACAGCCCACGGTTCACGCTCCCCGGGGCTCTCGACTCCACGGCGCACTCCCGTCCTGCGACGCCGCTCCCCTCCGGCCGGTCCAACTCGGCCACAGGACCACGGTGA
- a CDS encoding GntR family transcriptional regulator translates to MTLPLEEDSRPPYLQAAEMLRTSIEVGQYAPGSRLPSARVLQARFGVSSSTVQNALKVLKREGLVYSVVGRGSYVCGVLPAARLAGQMGRLGAVGAVGDPEHDPRPPYVRTAEFLREEILSGALEPGDQIPSARVLQERFKIANSTAQHAVRVLKREGLVYAVQGKGVFVRSALREEPSDGPEASMELLDGPCEPAPTGCGPSNESVVAELAAAERRLARAADALRAAGAEVEILSREALRRGLLPLASLHRPE, encoded by the coding sequence ATGACGTTGCCGTTGGAAGAGGACTCGAGGCCGCCCTACCTGCAGGCCGCAGAGATGCTGCGCACCTCCATTGAGGTCGGGCAATATGCCCCCGGAAGCCGTCTGCCGTCGGCGCGGGTGCTTCAAGCGCGCTTCGGCGTCTCCAGTTCGACTGTGCAGAACGCGCTGAAGGTGCTAAAGCGGGAGGGGTTGGTCTACTCCGTTGTCGGGCGCGGAAGTTACGTTTGCGGCGTACTCCCTGCCGCACGGTTGGCAGGCCAAATGGGGCGTCTCGGCGCTGTGGGCGCGGTAGGCGATCCGGAGCATGACCCTAGGCCCCCGTACGTCAGGACGGCGGAATTCCTCCGGGAAGAGATACTGTCGGGCGCGCTTGAACCCGGCGATCAGATTCCTTCTGCGCGGGTGCTCCAGGAACGTTTTAAGATCGCCAATTCGACTGCGCAGCACGCGGTGCGTGTGCTCAAGCGAGAAGGTCTGGTTTACGCGGTTCAGGGGAAGGGAGTGTTCGTTCGCAGCGCCTTGCGGGAGGAACCCTCCGACGGGCCGGAGGCGTCCATGGAACTGCTGGACGGACCCTGTGAACCCGCGCCAACTGGATGCGGACCGAGCAATGAGTCCGTAGTCGCCGAACTCGCTGCTGCCGAGCGTCGCCTAGCCCGAGCTGCTGACGCACTCCGTGCCGCTGGTGCCGAGGTGGAGATCCTCAGTCGGGAGGCGCTGCGGCGTGGGCTGCTCCCCCTGGCCTCCCTCCATCGGCCGGAGTAG
- a CDS encoding WGR domain-containing protein, which translates to MASSDSVVSFGWELHFEDGRSDKFYRFIVVTGDEAIVLGLHGKRGDKGQIGLVHTQITAAEALRHAVQRSRDKEKKGYAQSRDFTLFDLPTDLSDPASASGNAHRIAQHFGKHAREAGTELDLASHIPGSNF; encoded by the coding sequence TTGGCTTCCAGTGACAGCGTCGTCAGCTTCGGCTGGGAACTGCACTTCGAGGACGGGCGCAGCGACAAGTTCTACCGCTTCATCGTCGTCACCGGAGACGAGGCCATCGTGCTCGGACTCCACGGCAAGCGCGGCGACAAGGGACAGATCGGCCTCGTCCACACGCAGATCACCGCCGCTGAGGCGCTGCGCCACGCGGTGCAGCGGTCCCGCGACAAGGAAAAGAAGGGCTACGCGCAGAGTCGGGACTTCACCCTCTTCGACCTGCCCACGGATCTCTCCGATCCTGCCTCCGCCAGCGGCAACGCCCACCGGATCGCTCAGCACTTCGGTAAGCACGCCCGCGAGGCGGGCACGGAACTCGATCTCGCCTCGCACATTCCGGGCTCGAACTTCTAG